In Ferribacterium limneticum, a genomic segment contains:
- a CDS encoding sigma-54-dependent transcriptional regulator, translating to MKPELSVLLVEDDPNVRLGCEQAMQLAGITVDAVDSAEEAQRRLRAGYPGIVVTDMRLPGIDGMALLRWVVELDADLPVIIITGHGDVTLAVEAMRSGAYDFMQKPFSTSDLVDVVRRALEKRELVLEVDALRRRLDHRDSLESRLIGRSPQMAKVRQLILDVAGAAVDVLIFGETGTGKEMVARCLHDLSHPGQQNYVALNCGGMSDNLLDSELFGHEPGAFTGAQKRRIGKIEYASGGTLFLDEVESMPVNMQIKLLRVLQERVIERLGSNQQIPVSCRVVAASKEDLKLLSDHGKFRADLYYRLNVVRIELPPLRERREDIPALYDEFLLHAAKRYNRPPPPLTSEYLRRLMAQDWPGNIRELRNAADCHALGIGRDAMATGSGAAQSLTEAVENYERGLVADEFTRQEGNIARTSEALKIARTTLHDKLKKYGLI from the coding sequence ATGAAGCCCGAACTCTCCGTCCTGCTTGTCGAAGACGACCCCAATGTCCGCCTCGGCTGCGAGCAGGCCATGCAACTGGCCGGCATCACCGTCGATGCCGTGGACTCGGCCGAAGAAGCGCAGCGCCGCCTGCGCGCCGGCTACCCGGGCATCGTCGTCACCGACATGCGCTTGCCCGGCATCGACGGCATGGCGCTCCTGCGCTGGGTTGTCGAGCTCGACGCCGACCTGCCGGTCATCATCATCACCGGTCACGGCGACGTCACGCTGGCCGTCGAGGCCATGCGCAGCGGCGCCTACGACTTCATGCAGAAACCGTTCTCGACCAGCGATCTGGTCGACGTCGTTCGCCGGGCGCTGGAAAAGCGCGAACTCGTCCTCGAAGTCGACGCCCTGCGCCGCCGGCTCGACCATCGCGACAGCCTCGAATCGCGCCTCATCGGCCGTTCGCCGCAAATGGCCAAGGTCCGCCAGCTGATCCTCGATGTCGCCGGGGCCGCGGTCGACGTGCTGATCTTCGGCGAAACCGGCACCGGCAAGGAAATGGTCGCCCGCTGCCTGCACGACCTCAGCCATCCCGGCCAGCAGAATTACGTCGCGCTCAATTGCGGCGGCATGTCCGACAACCTGCTCGACAGCGAACTCTTCGGCCACGAGCCGGGCGCCTTCACCGGCGCCCAGAAACGCCGCATCGGCAAGATCGAGTACGCCAGCGGCGGCACGCTCTTCCTCGACGAAGTCGAATCGATGCCGGTCAACATGCAGATCAAGCTGCTCCGCGTCCTGCAGGAAAGGGTTATCGAACGCCTCGGCTCGAACCAGCAAATCCCCGTCTCCTGTCGCGTCGTCGCCGCCAGCAAGGAAGACCTCAAGCTGCTTTCCGACCACGGAAAATTCCGCGCCGACCTCTACTACCGCCTCAACGTCGTGCGCATCGAACTGCCCCCGCTGCGCGAACGGCGCGAAGACATCCCGGCTCTCTACGACGAATTCCTGCTCCACGCCGCCAAACGCTACAACCGCCCGCCGCCCCCGCTCACCTCTGAATACCTGCGCCGCCTCATGGCGCAAGACTGGCCGGGCAACATCCGCGAACTGCGCAACGCCGCCGACTGCCACGCCCTCGGCATCGGCCGCGACGCCATGGCCACCGGCAGCGGCGCCGCCCAATCGCTGACCGAAGCCGTCGAAAACTACGAACGCGGCCTCGTCGCCGACGAATTCACCCGCCAGGAAGGCAACATCGCCCGCACCAGCGAAGCCCTCAAAATCGCCCGCACCACGCTGCATGACAAGCTCAAGAAATACGGGTTGATCTGA
- a CDS encoding type II toxin-antitoxin system Phd/YefM family antitoxin — MRYSSQVKPISYLKANAAEVLAHLSEQREPLVITQNGEAKAVLQDVASYEETQETLALLKILALGNQDVEAGRVKPVADVVARLRNKRTPD, encoded by the coding sequence ATGCGCTATTCATCCCAAGTCAAGCCGATCAGCTACCTCAAGGCGAACGCCGCCGAGGTGCTGGCGCATTTGTCCGAACAGCGCGAGCCTTTGGTCATCACCCAAAACGGCGAAGCCAAGGCCGTGCTGCAGGATGTCGCGTCCTATGAAGAAACCCAGGAAACGTTGGCACTGCTCAAGATTTTGGCGCTGGGCAATCAAGACGTCGAAGCGGGGCGAGTCAAGCCGGTCGCCGACGTAGTGGCGCGCCTGCGCAATAAGCGGACGCCTGACTGA